tcagactttggtggtcggtgaggatctcgcaacgattaccaagaaggtaatgtcgccactgtttCAGTGCATGTATGACAGCAGCAAGCTCAaggtcatgaactgggtagttcacttcgtgagggcgcaattgacGAGAGGCATAGGCAATCACTCtgcgctcttgcattaggacacagcctaatccttgtcGTGAAGCTTCGCAGTAAATGATGAAATCCTTCTTAGTATCCGGCGGAGCAAGCACTGGGGTAGAAGTcagcttgtctttgagtgcttggaaactttcctgacatttttCTGTCCACTCGAACTTGACGCCCTTGTGAAGCAAACCAGTCAGGGGCTTGGCGAtattggagaagttctcgacaaatcgacggcaatagctggcgagtccgagaaaacttctgacttgtttgacattcttcggaggagtccaatcgataatagcctgaactcgctctgggttgacggcaataccatccttggagatgacatgcccaaggtAGGTCACTTCGGGTAGCTAGAATTCACATTTGGAATACTtagcatatagttgatgttcatGAAGCTTTTCCagaacaagtcgaagatgttcatcatgttcttctttgttcttggaatatacaaggatatcatccagataaaccatgtcgaacttgtcgaggtattccatgaatatatagttcatcagacgagagaatgtcgctggagcattggtcaagccgaaagacatgacggtgtactcgtatgaaccatagcgagtaaCGAAAGCGGTcttgggaatatcctcttcacgaacccGAATCTGGTGGTAACTCAACCTCAAATCAAGTTTAGAGAATACTGAAGAACCAGCAagttgatcatacaggtcgttgattctgggaagcggatacttgttctgaATTGTTGCCTGGTTGATAGGTCGGTAATCTTGGACCAAACGAttcgtaccatccttcttcttgacaaagagagaaggcgctccccaagcagaggaactaggacgaatgaatcctttgtgaagagacttgtcgatttcctccttaagttcaaggagttcatgcggcggcatcttgtatgGCCATTTGGCAATAGGAGTAGTGACTGGCTTCAAGTCTATGATGAATTCAACAGCTCTAGCCGAGGGTATTCCtggaagttcttctggaaagacatcttcaAAATCATGAACGACTGGAATGTTCTCTATTCCCTGAAGAGGTGAAGCATTCAATGCATTCAGAACATATATCTGATTCTCGGCATTCTGGATCATCTGAGCTGAGTAGTGGATCAACTGGCCAGAAGGGTGTGTGGGTTGGACTTTCTTAGTGGCACAGTCGAGGAAAGCATTATGTGCTTTCAGCCAATCCATACCGAGAATGACATTTATGGTAGAACCCTTGAGGTCCATGAGTGAAGCAGAGAACACTAATCCTCCAATTACAATGTGGTTGTTGTGGGCTACCATCAAGGTATCCCACCTGGATCCTGGAGAGTTAATCACCAGCGGAGGGTACACGTTTTCAAATGATAAGTCTTGCTCGCGTGCAAATACCTCAGATATGAAGGAATGCGACGCTCCTGAATCAAAAAGAACAGACACTGGCACTGAGTTAACAAGGAGGGTTCCCATCACGACAGTCGGTTCCTTCTGAGCCTTATCAACATCGATGTGGTTGGCCTGGCCAAGTATAACAGCAGACGGTTGGGTATTGCTGTTTCTGGAACGATAGCTTCGACGGCTCTTCTTACGACCAGCGGAAGGACATGATGCATTCTGCGGCTGACCCTGGTGACAATCGAGGGTAGGGTGTCCTGACTGTCCACCCTGAATCGTTAGTTGTCTCGGCGGCGGAGACAGACGAGGTGCAACATAAGACGGCCTTGGTTTTGAGCAGGTCGGTGATGAACATTGTGTGGGATCCAGACTCGACGTTTCTGAGCAGGCTGACTCGAGGATGGGGCAGCATCTCGAGTATGCTTGAGCGACTCCTAGTACTCAGTCAGGCCAGTTTCAGTTCGGAAAGCTTGGCTAACAAGTGTCGTAAAGTCTGCACAATCATGAGCAACAAGTGCTAGCTTTATATCGGGACACAGTCCTTCACGGAATTTCTCCTGCTTGCGGGCATCAGTGCAGACGTCATCCGCAACATAGCGAGATAAATCAAGGAAATTCCTCTGATATTCATCCACAGTCATTGTGTCCTGTGAGAGTTTGCGGAACTCCTTCTTCTTCTCGTCCATCAGACCTTGAGGAATGTGTCGTGCACGGAAAGCTAACTGAAATTCCTGCCAAGTGGTTACAGTCTCTGCAGGCAGCATACCCCTGTGGCTTTCCCACCATTGAGCAGCTAGACCCTTCAAGTGGAATGTCGCAAAGGTGACGTAACTGGCAGGTGCAACATTACCTGACTCCATCTCAAACatgatgtcacgaagccaatcatcagcaTCCATAGGATTGGTGGAGTTGCGGAAACTGGACGGGTTGAGGCGCACAAATTCTGGCAGTGTTATTGGGGCAGGTTGTTGATGAACATTCTGGTTTGGAAACTGGGCCATTACCCCAGTCATAAACTGACGATTCAGCTCAAACTGCTGCATCATTGCGGTAATATAAGGTGGAGGTGGAGGACCGTCAGCCATCCTGCTAAAAACATCAGGGAGCAGTTTTAACAAGAGGTTGGAGTAGGTGTATGGAGTCATTCATGATGTGACTTGAACAATGAGCAGAGGCGCAGTATGTACAAAACAGTAGTCATTAAAGACATACATATACATATACGGAGCCATTTACACGTTAGTATGAGTTCGGACAAGAGAATCATCCTAGACATACTAGGCGGCACGCTGGCACGCGATGGAGGGATACAACAACGAGACATAGCAAAGGCTAGATCCACGTCGGAGAAAACCACTAGAGTGAGGAATCTGCAGGGGACGATGCAGGGTGCCCTCGATAAAAGGATCCTGCGGCCCGTGAACAATGTGAAGCAGATCCTGGCCCTCAACTCATGAAAGGCGTAATACAAATCTCCGGATGGATGTGATCACGAGAACCTAGgatagagttagcaaaatcatttaacccgagtagaagagagatcagagtcccagagtatagacgaggagtaaaagatcctaataccatccatttggcgacgtgggcccgtaagccacacaaccaagTTACTAATTCAgtttttcaaagactagactcaacttcggccaaggagtcggaaagggggatcctaccggcagtcggctctgataccaacttgtgacgcccccgattcgaccatacgctaatcatacacgcaaatgtgtacgaccaagatcagggactcacgggaagatatcacaacacaactctagacacaaatcaagataaaacaagcttcatattacaagccaggggcctcgagggctcgagtACAAGCTCagtacacaagagtcagcggaagcaacaatatctgagtacagacataagttaaacaaggatgccttaagaaggcaaacacaaaagcaacaacgatcgaagaggcaaggcctcctgcctgggacctcctaactactcctggtcgtcggtggcctccatgtagtagtatccgtcggcggtggcagctggctccagggatccaccatctggttgcaacaaccagaaagaagaaagaagggagaaaaggggtagcaaagcaaccgtgagtactcatccaaagtactcgcaagcatcagatctatactaagtatgctttggtatcaaatggaaggggtgtatctgtggactgaactgcagaatgccagaataaaagggaaggcctagcctgtcgaagactagcatcttcaagcagctccaagcatcttgcagcatgtagaagagtaaagaatagcagtttatatttatcaaacatgttgtagcaataatgcccagagatccttcctcgactccctgcgagaaagcaatcccggagccacatatccatcacatatcaagtatccatttctagttgtataagatcaggatacaagtctgaacgtccattaccgtggacacggtattcgaatatatatcttccctacaggggtgcaccacattacccaacacgctcgatcactctggtcGGACACAAttttctgggtcaatgcccggcctcagaagatcaacacgtcgtagccctacctaggctcagtagagaggtccccgccggtctacatcctaagcactccggggtctggg
The Aegilops tauschii subsp. strangulata cultivar AL8/78 chromosome 3, Aet v6.0, whole genome shotgun sequence genome window above contains:
- the LOC141042853 gene encoding uncharacterized protein, giving the protein MMQQFELNRQFMTGVMAQFPNQNVHQQPAPITLPEFVRLNPSSFRNSTNPMDADDWLRDIMFEMESGNVAPASYVTFATFHLKGLAAQWWESHRGMLPAETVTTWQEFQLAFRARHIPQGLMDEKKKEFRKLSQDTMTVDEYQRNFLDLSRYVADDVCTDARKQEKFREGLCPDIKLALVAHDCADFTTLVSQAFRTETGLTEY